The Pungitius pungitius chromosome 13, fPunPun2.1, whole genome shotgun sequence genome includes the window GTCACAGGTCTCAGTTTCCCCCTGGCCTTAATCCCAGCCTGCCTCACGCCCCGTACCACGAAGCAGGGCAGGTAACTCTGCCCCATGCATTCCTCTCTATTTACAGACCAGTCCCTACTTACATAAATAGTAGTAGCTATGTGGCAGCACGGAGGAGATGAAGCCGGTCGTCACAACAGTACTTCTGTGTATTCAGATATGTCTGAACTGTCACCATACGAGGTTGAAAGTTTGCCGTGTACCAATTCTCCCTAAAATGGACATCTAACGCACTTTTCTGAAGGAATTTTTATCTCTGGAGTTGTAGGCCTTCAAAGCCGCGTCGCCCTTCTAGACTCTACCAATAATTACCCTTCACTGGAGATGGTCATTCGTAAACACATTCTACAACAGTAAGGCCATCCAGCAACACTTGTGCTTTTCCCGCGATGGCCGTGGCCAGGCCGCCTTAAGCCCCCTTCATAGGGCTGCCAAGAGGAGTCAGTGGTACACTGTGCAGCACTCGCAAAGCCCTCTCCCACGGCTATTAGTGACCATTCATCTGGGGAGCCTGGGAAAATGCCTCTCCAGCCCGCCGTGGTCATGGGGAAAGAGGCTGGCAGGTGTTCCCTCCCCCTAAGCCCTGGCACCTGTGCAGAGCGAGGAAGAAGGAAGCAGCTCTGCCATGGGCTAAAATGCTCTCTAGGTACCACTTTGCCGGGGCTCCTCTGACTGGTAGGACAGCGGGCTAAGCTACACCCGAGCCCCACCTCACAGGCAGCGATCAATGTGGCCGTATCGATTCAAATGGTAGATGCAGGACATCTGGAAATGTGCTTTGGCAGTTTGAAATGGCATGTTAACTAAACCCGTGTAAAATGGGCCTTCTCAGTTTACACCTTGCACCCACACAAATATATAGAGTGCAAAATCCATCTCCCCTTGAGGTGAAACCATACTAGACCAAGAACAAACGTGAAAAGCTTAGGCTTGTATCCTGCAGAGCGATGGAAACAGTCACCAGCATCATCTTTACTCAAAACTCATAtcagattaaaaatatattcctCCAAGCATATTTTCCACTCATTTTCAATCTGCAATTAGTTTGAGAAATGTGGTTGTGTTCAACACGGTCTCCCATTAAAAAtacaggtctctctctctcgccctctctctcaaTTCTAGCAATTCTTCCATTTTGCTTGTCCAGGGCCAAGATGTTTGGTGGGAAAAGTTCCCTGTTCATCTCTctcaaaacataaataaatcacattgcTATGAGCTAATCATGAAGTCTCATGCAGCCTggatagaacaaaaaaaaaagtggggtggggggggggggggggggtggcacttGTACACTGGCCATTGCAACACAGATTCAAAGGGAGCTGCCTGGATTTATGTGGGCAGAAGACATGGTGTGAGCCTCTCTGACATGTTCACTgggtgctacacacacacacatgtggtaCACACAGCATACACAGATAAGTACAATAACCCATGGGAACAACTCGGATACAAACACTTGCACTGAAGGGCCTTGGAATGCTACAAGCTGTTGATGGCTCATTGGAAGTGCCAACAGCTGAGGCGGTTACGCCGTTCTTACTGCTGTCTGTCGGCGGAAGCCCCTGTGATTTCATGCTGGCACCAGCTCAAACACATGCAAGACCCATAAGTCCCCCTCCAATACCATCCCACACATAGCACCACCTTCCATCCGCCTATTCTCGGCCCGGGCACCAGTGCCACTCTGCCTGACACCTTTCTTtgagtgcagcaacaacatgaatgAGCATGTGTCTCCGTCGAGGATACCCACCTGAATTCTGCCCTTGAATAATATAATACTGCACAGACGCACATGATGCAAATAGGTTCCTCTGCAGAAACGGATACAGGCCGAAAACCAGCTTCCACTCCCTACTTTGGACGCCGTGAGAGTCCAGTGAGGATTAGCATGTCAGTGTTTGACCTGCTTGCCGAATAGACGACCCCAATACTTAATACCTACCTTGAGGTTTGCTGGGATTCCCTCCATAAGCCTTTTAGTCTGTCCTTCCCtttttatgactcctgcctgcctgcttaCTTCTCACAGTCACAGTCTCCACCTTTACTGCTCTGCCGCCTCCCTCACATGGGACAAGGAAAAGACCAAGAATGTGATTACACTCACTTAAGACCTTTTAATAGGACTACATCCCATGAACTGCGTGGGCCTGTTTGAGGCACCATACCTTTTCATGTTTTGAGTGGGGAAAATTCTCCAGTACGGCATGGGAGTCATGTTCCACTGGTTACTTTCTTTTCTGGCACAGCCAGTGGGGGGGCTTAATCATTTTTACATGCATATTTCCCCGCTGAAATACTGATAGTCCCCTTGTTCACCAAGTGGAGAGaacgtgtgggtgtgtggagcCCCGGCCTGTGATCTCAATCATTAGAGATGTCTGTCTCTCCTCAGTCTGTCATGGGGAATATGAGAACGGCTTTTCAGTAACCGTACACGGTCAGCCTGTTCACACCTAACCCAGGGGTAGGATATCTCTCTCCAACAATTTGAACGTGTATCGGGACAACACACAGCCCAGTTTGCCCGTTTACGATGACTACAAGTGCTTCGAGAAAATGATTGCGGGTAAATAACGTGAACAAGTGTGTGTCCATGCGAAAAACAATGCTGTGTGTTAGTGGCTGAGAGGAGCAAAGTGGAGGGGAGTAGCGTGAGAGGCTAAGCTGCAGCCACAGGAGAGAACTTTATGGAACCATCTGCCCTGTAATCCCACTGTCGCAGGCAGGTCTGCCCTGCTGAGTGAGCCCAATTGAACTGCCCTTAACTGCTACCTGTGACAAACCTGTCGGCCTTGCAGAACGctgccgggggtggggggggggttctctgaaGTTAGTCCTTCAAAAGGCATGTGCGTGGGTGGCTGGGGGAATCCACATGCATTGTATGGATAGGGGTGAACTGAATTGGCCTATTCAAGTTGGAGCATTATTTATTGCCCTTTCCCTCTGTGCGATTGGTTGTGTGTCAAGGCAACTGCTGTTGGTGTCAACCAGTTAACTAAAAGTgcggaaaaaaacacaggtgTGTCAACCATCACATCGGTTAACAAACATTAGCCATTTACATGGACTTATATTTTGTGCCAAGTTAAACAGTGCAACACAATATAACAATTCCTATCAGCGCTTGCCTCCGAGACACACCCTGGGCGTAGAGACGCACCGTGTCCCAACTAGTTGTGTTGTCTTTCCTCCCACACTCTCCTTAAAATGGTAGCCAATAAATACTTTTTGGCGTGTTTTTTAACTCCATTCTCATGGTTCTCAGCGAGCCACATCCATTCACACAGGCGGAGGTCCAAGTGAATTAATGAGTTTTGAGTTCACAGCCACAACTTAAGATATTTAAGAGTGGGTGACACACCTTAAGGCATGGAGAGGGAAGACCAAGAGGATTACATTCCAGAGGAATGAGCAACATGCAAGAtcaaaacaaatataacaatTAAACGAATGCTAAATGTAAACACATAGAGAAGCAATGTCTCTTATAGTAAAACAATACATTATAACATAGGAAACACTATTTAAGACTGCTTGGCTGCAGGGTATTGCAATGAAGCACACAAGACGGTGTGTCACCTTTCACGAAAAAGGCTGCAGCAGGCGCCAGCTCCTTCTTCTGTTTGTGCTGCCTTCCATTGTGGAAGGACTCGGTGTACTGCTTCACCCTCTGGTCCACGGCATCGCGAACCAGGACTGCAACCTCCTGAAGGCAGTGTGCAGATGTTTCAGTACAGCAAatcgttgttgtttttggacTTTACCAGTAAAGATATACGAGCAGCGCGGGCAGACAACGGGACAGTTGAAGTCCAGAGTTAGAGGTCAGTAAGGCAACTCGACTACTGGCCCGTTGGAGCGATTAAGAAGCGTTTTGCAACAAGGCAAACCCCGTGACGGACAGGCCGTGGGCTCAGAGTCATTTCGGATTCCACGCTGCTGCTTACTTTGGATAAGGCCCCGAGCGGAACAAAAGCCATATATATCCACTCACAcactttttcacacacacaccctccccacTGTGTCTGTACCTGAATGTGGTCCGCAGGAAACCAGCCGGCGTCCTCCTGGCCGCCCAGGGGCAGAACGTGGAGATCCACCAGCACGGCAAAGTTCCCACACTGTAAcacaaagaggagggagagccaCAGGTTGCTGAGGGGCATTGAGCTCACAGACAACAAAGGAAATCAGAGTGTGGGTGATTGACAGCGAGACAAACCAcaatgacccccccaccccccctcaaacaTCACCCCAGGCCTCTCACAGCAGTCCCCTCCCTCCCGTTTCTCTGTCCAGCTATCTCTTTACCAATCTCCATACAAAAAGGTAtggtcctctgtctcctcaTATTTCCCCCCACTCTCagcggagagaaaaaaaaaaagcatgttttttttctataaacTTTAGCAATATAGTCACTGCCAATGTTCCATGGGATTATGCTCTTTGTATCAGAGTGCTGGTAAAACTCTTTAGATCTACCCTAAAAGCACTCTGCGACTTCTGCACTACAACTTTTGAGTGCTGTACAAAGCGGAGTCGAGGGCTGAAGAGTGGATTCCTGTAGCGCTACGTCATTGTGTCAATGACAATCAGCTACAAGGGACAGGGAGGACAGGGAGGCCAGAAATGCCACGGCTGGTTAAGTTGCCGTTACATCTTTCTCGTGCTGGCCTGATTATAGTTTACACACAAGTGCAAAAGCTGCCTGCTGCAGAGGGCAAATGGATGTGGGTCTCGTGTGAACTTCGCCTCTCCCTGGACAAGGAAGTAATGGATGAGCTGAGACCACCCACAAGATGACACAGAGGAGCAACAAAAACCCGCCGTGATAATGCTGCAAGAAGCAGGGCTCTGAGTGGGGTAGCAAAAACAAAGTCatatgaaagaagaagaaaaaaaaaaaacaggctaaCTGCGTAAAACTGGAATAGACTGTAAAAATAGAAGAGGTCATGCATCCAGTAACAGGGAATACTTGTGCACACTGAAGGCTTTGTTTTGGACATGGCTCGTCCCCCGGGTCAAAGCTCTGCAGACAGAGTGACTAAAGTCTACGATCCAGACTTGAGGGATGTTCCTGCGGCCCGTTCTCACGATGACGCGACAGAAAGAATCACCGGGGTGTGTAGTGAAAGGCCTCCACTAGTCTAGCAACAAGCCCATACTTACATATATAAGCCACAGACTCTCTCCAGttgtctcctcctcttgttCAAAAAGActtttattcattgttataAAAACTTGGGCTGGGAACTAATACTCAAGTGACGTCAACAGGCCTAAAGCTGGCTCTGAGCAGATCAACCAcacaaatggttttattttatttatttttttccccatgagAGCATTTTCCCTTCTCATTCTGTTTTTGCAATAATAATTGAAGGGAAGGTGCCTCTTCATTCTTCTACTTGCGGGCCAACTAGAGGAGAGGGCGCCCCCACATGACCGATCAGTGAATGTTTGGTAGGTTTCAGTCATAGTTGGCACACTGCTCTTCTGCAGGACAAGTCAAGTCCTAAATGTGTGCCATCATGTTCTCAAGTAAGTGCCTCCATTACATTTACGCAGACTAATGGGAaagtagaaaatgcatttcctgctgcgTAGGAAAATGCGTaggaatgctaaaagctgaaataaatttcagaaagttgcttaaaatacagaaatgagaaaagctcaaattaacttgaaagaattgcaaaaaaagtatAATTAGCCCCTATTATTAATGTCTGAAAGGAGcggaacattttaatatttgaatggttttaATAGTTGAAAGTCTTGAAAGGAGTTGAAACGTAGAAAAGTTGAAACGGAGTGCTTTGAAAGCATTCCAACAATGAAGGTTATTCTATGTCTCTTATAGTCAATGAATTAAGTTGTGGTCTTCTGCTTTAACGATCCCTGACTTGAATGGTATTCTAGGAGAAAACAAACTACAGAAGTCCAAACAACAGTGTGATTAAGCCTCAGCGGAAATACTTTCTGTACAAACTTATCAAATGATCATAGACATTACTTGTTCAACAAACATGCCTTCAAAAAGATTACAATATGCCATGGACCCGAACAGAGCCCCCCTTTACGTGCAAGCATGTATAAAATGTATGCATGTGGCCTTTCAGAGGCAGGCCGTCCCTGCAGATCACCAGTCTCTCCACCCTTTGCCCTTTGTCTCACAGCGGTCCACGGATGACTGGTGGCCTCAGCTGACTGCCTCCGACAATTACCAGTGTGTGGGAAAGCCTGGCCACAGAGCGCCAGAGCTTGTCAATCAAAACACAGGCACCGACGGATGGATGAGCCCCACAGTGGTTTCTCGAGGTTGTACTTCAGTGTTTCCCTTACcattgtaacccccccccccccccccccgctgatatAGTATTTTTGTCGTTTTTCCACacacggcagttccacactATGTTGCGAATATGCCCACAGCGGCGGGGCAAAGAGCACCAGATTGACGACTACTGCCCCGTCGGACTGGTTGACTTTGGCCAAATAATTacagccaccccccccaaaattgTAGACTGAGGGGAAACGCTGGAGCTGATACTCACCGGAGGGGTTTTGGTATCCAGGCCTTTGTTCTCGGATGTTTGAGACGTTACAATAGCTTTACAGAAGAGTTTAGCAATGCTGCTAGTGCACTTGAGTTATCAGATGCTATCACTTAAACAAATAATGTGGACAAATGTGTCGGAGAAATGTAGAAGGACCCCCATGGATATGTTGCATGCATAGtttatgttgttgttgcatCGGACTGCTGTCCGACGAGAAGTGGTTCTAATATTCTATCCCTTGGGACTGCACTTGTGTAAAACCCTGATAAAGACCACAAGACCGGCCTTTTCCAGTACATGGCTCAAAAGTACACGAGCTAAGAGCGATACACAAGGTTTCAGAGCTTCTGATGGAGCCCATCTGTTGGGCTGAAAGTCAGACATTTAGCAACCCTTAGACTTCCTCTTATCACATTAGAGCAGCAGACGACACTCCACCGTGAACTGCACATGGCTCGGCCTCTTACACAACAACAGCATGCGATTCCCTGGGCTTTAATAAGGGGATTCTGTCAGCAAAGCTGATGCGGTTATACTTATAAGAAGAAATGGTGAGATCAGGTGGAGCGCCAAATGTGCCCGTCCTAAACGTTGATTCAAGGCTGCGCTGCTTAGGTGCAGCCATCAGAGCTTCTAGCAAGGAAGTCTGTGCTGATTGGGGCAGATAGGACACAAAAGTAGAAGAATCAAATGTTACACAAAGGCTCCGACGACAATCACATCACATGGTACTAATTTGTCAACTCCCATCACAAAGAGTGACCAGGGGGATCTCTGGTCTGAACTCTGCCATGAACTATGACCTCAGCTACTCTTTGGTGAGATCTCTGCAAGCAGCCCAACCCTCTGGATGCCAGTAAAACAGAACACAAGAACCTTCCCTTCCTTGGGCCACGCAATTTGAAAAGCACCTCAGCAATCCAGTAGGCTCCATGAAagagtgaaaacaaaagaaatgccaGATTAACAGCTTCCGTCTCTCAGCAAATACCCACACATGCCTTTCACTAGAACACAATCTGTCCACTATCAGCAGGACCCTGACGGATTGCATTACCTCCGCATATTAATTTAGCAAATTCATGAACTCTCCTACTTTGTGTTATTTGCTTTCACGCATTTCCGGCAATACTCTGTGCAACAGTGGTAAAGAAAGGTTTGAGAAAGGGCTGCATTCAAGAGGAAGTTACTTCGTTCATACACACTAAAGTGGGCCAGCACTGCTTTGTTCTCTGTCTTGCACAGGTCTTTGAGAGTTATGAACAGAGGCTGAAGGCTGAATGAGAGGCGGCAAGGAGCGCTACTTAATACCAAATCCTTTATTGTGCCATCTTTTGTACGCTGTCACACAGGGAATGAAAGGGACTGAGTCTTCCTGCAGGCTCAGCTCAACTTTGCAACCCTAATTCTCCCCACTGCCAATCTGATAAGCATGACCTGTTGGAAAAAGAGggttaacaaagacaaaaacacgagAAAGAGACCGAAGCTGTCCACAGTCCAAAGCACAACACGAGAGAATACCTACATTTTCAGTCTATAAATACACAAGTCCTGACTCAAACCCACTAACAACTCCTGCCTCTTTCTGGTCTATGTCACCCTCAGTTGCCAAAACACTCCAGCTTCCCTTATCTCTCTCCCAGACCTTGCTCTCCATCCTCCCCGCCTGGGCTGTACAAAGCTGGCATGGGGCCCAAACTCTTTGAGCAGCCTcacccacctccacaccttGCTGCCCTTTGCCACTGCTATCGCGCCGTATAAGAACCAGACCTTCTCGGACTGCACTTAGCTCAGAGGCTAACACTAACCAGCCGCAGATGTTTACATTGGGAACCAAGGGGCAGCAGATGCGGTCTCACTCAATAAAACTTGCGTCTCTCCTactctttctctgtcttttttccaactttctctctctttctgcgaGTCTACAAAGAACCCTGGGGAACTTTTTAGATCTGTGGGTGTGACAATATTGCTCTCTGGTTTTATTTTGGCCAATTTTGGATAATGTTCTGTGAGTCACCTTGATTTCCCCTAAAGACAATTCTCTTTTGAATTCTTCTAACAGCAAGACACTTAGCGGTgaaccttgaccattattgaaGGCAATGCAAGTTTTCTAGTTTGTAGAAGTGTTTTGTGTGCAAAGCTCCCGTCATTCATATGGGAGTTAGCACACCTGAGTTACTTTACTTGATGGTAAAAAAGAGACACAACCCAGGAGTGGAATTTCAGAAGCAAGAACCGACAGGAATATCTCCAGGTAACACtatgcaaacaaaacacaggcACAAGAAATTGTtagatagaaagaaagaaaaaactcaGGGTTTGGCCACATTAGGACACGGAAATTATGTACACAAAGTAGGGCAGTGCTGAAATGAAAGAagagatttttctttaaattattttccAAAAGTTGGAAAGTGCCTAAATGTTTCTGATCAGACAGCAGTGATTGTGTAGAAAAGAAAGACGTGTGGTCCGATGTGAGCTCATCTGCAAAGCGACAACAGCACTGAGCAGCACATAAACCCCTGACATTAAACTGCTCTGTGATACCTCAAtctttttattctaaaaaaaacccttttggtTTCCCTCTCGAGATGGTTAGAAAGTCAGCAGTGCATATTGCTAATAGAAGGCAGATTGCAGGGCTCTGCAGCGGTAATGTCCTGGCAGACAGGCAACCGCTTCAGCGGATCAGTGTCGGCCTGCAGGCCCTTTTTCGGGAGGTCTGAGAAAGTGGCAGGTCCCTATATTGTCTTAAGCCTATATAAGACCGAGCATACCAGCACCTCCTGTAGTTTCACAGACAAAAGGAGGGAGctacttttgaaatattttaggagaaagaaaaaaacactggtgTACGTCCTGCATGTTATCGTAAATCAACTTAATACATAATAGAAAACAATCTTTTCTCTGTTGTAAGCTGTCAAACTGAGTTTGCCTTTGTGAAAACAATGTCTCCATGCAGATGTTTGTTCTTTAATATGGATTAAATTACTAAACAACACGGACGTAGTTCGTGGTAGGTGTACAGGCTGGAGCCTTCAATGCTGTTGTTTGGACTAATCCCTTCTAACAAACCACTTGTTCGTGGTTAGTTGGTTGAGCATTGTAGAGCCCGGGAGCATTTTCTCAGGGCAGAATAACCCAACAGTATCATTATGAATCCAGtgggaaggagaaagaaaacactggTGTACGTCCTGCATGTTATCGTAAATCAACTTAATACATAATAGAAAACAATCTTTTCTCTGTTGTAAGCTGTCAAACTGAGTTTGCCTTTGTGAAAACAATGTCTCCATGCAGATGTTTGTTCTTTAATATGGATTAAATTACTAAACAACACGGACGTAGTTCGTGGTAGGTGTACAGGCTGGAGCCTTCAATGCTGTTGTTTGGACTAATCCCTTCTAACAAACCACTTGTTCGTGGTTAGTTGGTTGAGCATTGTAGAGCCCGGGAGCATTTTCTCAGGGCAGAATAACCCAACAGTATCATTATGAATCCAGTGGGaaggagtcccccccccccccctctaggtTTTACTCTCCCACTACCAGCtgaggggggtggtggaggagccTGTATGCAGGCATGTattagaaacaaataaaagggaGTGAATGCAATATCTGCTCAACTAGGCACACATGGCATTACAGAGGATGTGAGAGATCAGCACAAATGTCTGCAGCCCTCATGCAAAACTCTCAGTAAATGAAACATCAACAAAAGAGAGACCAGCAGCTTACCCTGCACTTAACAAAAACATCTGATGTGCATTATTCCTGACAGAGCATCAGACTGAGGATGAACAGCTTGGCTTTTTAATAGAATGAGTTTCCCCTGCTATGTATGGCTATGTCCATTAACTAAAGACTCTCATGGAGGCAGTCAGTTGAGAAAGGTGAGCAGAAACTCTGAATAACTGTTCTAAAGGGTGAGTAGTAATTTGCACCATGTATCTGCACTTCCCTCTAGTGGCCAAAGTATAAGCTACTAAAAAAAGCAGCATATTATTAGAACAGTTTCTGTGTTGCATGTTTTCAACAACAGCTTGTTGAACATAGACATATTTATGTAATTAGTGTATGCTGTGGTTGgtagtaacaataatgatattTTTTGTTTATGATAAATGCCTGGAATACCAActtaaaacatgaaatcaaaaaaagatgaatacaaTTCTTAAGTAGGCTTAGTAGTTTAGTTGCATCTTTTGAGCATTTAATAAGTGAAGCTTTGTGATCAATGAAAGGTATCCACCCTTTGCTTGCTACAGGATACCTAATAATATGACTAACAGATCACAGGTGCATCGATGTTGGTTAAAGTTTACGGAGGCCCTGAGCAAAAGTGATTCAAATATCTTAAGTTATTACAATTTGCCCATAACACTTCGAGAATacagtaaatgtaaatatgggcaaaaacagtaataataataaatgcatgtctatatacatatattaaatTTCAGATGAAATTGTAGATTCACAAAACGTATGTAAGGCCGAGGTTGTATAGCTGTTGTGCATAAATAGTGAACATTTGAATACAATCAAATACTGTTTAAAtagaactaaaataaaaattgtataAAAGTTACAATATTTCAACACTGCAATAAAAGAATCTTACCTTAATGGCAAATTTGAGAGGAGCCATTCAATTGAACCCAGCAGTCAGCTAGCTATACCTGAAACAAGTGTATAGTCATAGATTACATTTCAAAAAGTAGCCATAACACAACATGAAATTCAGATATATTTAGTTTATCGTTGACGCTTGGTCCACAATCAACCGACCTTAACGTGCTACCCTTCTAAGAGATGTATTGGTAGATTTAATTTATAATTAGTTACACAGCATTATATTCCTTAGACATTTATTAGGGTAAATCAGAATACTGTAAGTGTAGCCTTAACGCTAAGCTAAACTGCTCGTTGaacagttaacgttagctaacatcgATAATCAGTTGAGCGGATCTTAACAGCTGTGCTCACAAGACGAATGATTAATgttaccaaaaaaacaaaatgatagcCTCAACGTCAAGCCATCATTATCAAACCACACGTGAATGACactacaacaaacaaatgtgtgatATACAACGTTGTGCAACGACATGACAGATTTCATACACATACCGCCAGCAGTTTTGAATTAAATGACCGTTGAGGCGGCAAGAGATGACGTCACTTTAGTTTGTAATTAAATTAGTGCAAAACCAGTATGAGTCGCAGTTTTTTGAATTGGCAAAAAACGGGAAACTGTAACCAACCGACTGTGGAGTTACTGCGTTTTAAAAAGATTATCTGTGGTTACAGCAGACATTTGTAAGATTTGCAAGAGAGTGCGACTGTATATCGAATAGGACCCCGCTACAGCATAACGCTGTTTGCGCTACCATGGAAACAAGTGCCGCAGTAAAAGAGCCTGTTTTGCTCTCGAAATATTATCTTATCGAATTGTACCTACATGTGTTCTGTAACTTTTATTAGCaatgatgatttaaaaaggCACATTATTAATCAAAGTTTTAATTCAAAATCTACATGTTTATTTCCAAATTTGCTTATATTTTTGTCAGGCAATACAAAAGTCGCTCTATCCGAATCGAAGTTCACGGCAAGCAGAGGTGATTACTGTAGAGGATGATAGATGTAATTTCCTATGAAAAATCTGCCACTTAGTTACTGAACTGATTGATTAACGTTATGACAAGTGATCTTTTGTTGAGGACTGTCTTGTTAAACTGCTTTGAAACGTTTCTGCTTCAGTGATGTCTCGACTCGTCAAGAAGTCTCCATCGCTTTGTACGGATCTACCATTGGACAACTCTGATATCTGTACCAAGCTTTATTTGCTGAGGCAGCTTCTGAAATCGTGTTTTGGTCCAACAGGTAGACTTAAACAAGTTCATAACAATATTGGAGGACACGTTTTAaccacctccagctcctccgTTCTGCTTCCAGCCATTACCTCCTCGCATTCGTTTATCAATCTGATAAAAACTTCGATTCTGAACCACGTTTCTCGCTTCAGCGACTGCGGTTTGTTTGCGGCCATTCTTTGTTTATCTCTTATTGAGCAAGCAAAACAGTCTGGTCTCAGTTGCAATGTGGCTATCAGACTGAACAATTATTTGCTGGGATTGTGCACCGGTTACCTACAACAAGACGATTGTGGGTGCAAGGTTAAGCTCGACTTCTGCAGCAGTCATAACTTGATCACATTGGCCTGCAGTATTATCTCCAGCAAACCAGCATGTGTGCTCACTGAGTCCGAGGCACTTCACATCAGCAAATTGGCTGTACAAGCTTTTTTGCTGACAGTTCCCTGTCACTGCCCAGGTGAAGTCAGCCTTGGCAAAACAGTGACCATCTCTTTTGAAGGCCATCCTGTGCTAAACTCTGCAGTGTTTCCAGGTCTACTGGTGGAAGCGCCTGATGTTTCAGGCATCGACGAGTCAGAAAACCTACGTTTAAATCCATTGCGCATGGTGTTGTTCAGCGCATCTCTTGCTGGAGACCTTTCTGAACTGGGAGATGGGACATTTGACGTGCACACAGGTGTAGACACAGACTTGCAGATACTGGATCAGCTCCTGGAGCTCGTCAAACAGGTGGTTGAAGATGAAGTGAAGCTCTTTGTGTGCCAGAAGGTCATCCACCCAGTTGTGCAGCAACA containing:
- the mkks gene encoding McKusick-Kaufman/Bardet-Biedl syndromes putative chaperonin isoform X3, with amino-acid sequence MSRLVKKSPSLCTDLPLDNSDICTKLYLLRQLLKSCFGPTGRLKQVHNNIGGHVLTTSSSSVLLPAITSSHSFINLIKTSILNHVSRFSDCGLFAAILCLSLIEQAKQSGLSCNVAIRLNNYLLGLCTGYLQQDDCGCKVKLDFCSSHNLITLACSIISSKPACVLTESEALHISKLAVQAFLLTVPCHCPGEVSLGKTVTISFEGHPVLNSAVFPGLLVEAPDVSGIDESENLRLNPLRMVLFSASLAGDLSELGDGTFDVHTGVDTDLQILDQLLELVKQVVEDEVKLFVCQKVIHPVVQQHLKSHGIIVIERLGIPLMETLTQLTGAQPVATLHTTIPAKAYGEVRDLRIIHFGSRTMLHLHPPPESSICTMIICHRNETMLSELKVVFQKTEHVLRLTLREPSALLGEHARSPRDLSGPRLLTDGAPSGRGRFLSLSGVCRRSAGARRREFSYGCDSRSPLDSPCRCHERTRG
- the mkks gene encoding McKusick-Kaufman/Bardet-Biedl syndromes putative chaperonin isoform X2, encoding MSRLVKKSPSLCTDLPLDNSDICTKLYLLRQLLKSCFGPTGRLKQVHNNIGGHVLTTSSSSVLLPAITSSHSFINLIKTSILNHVSRFSDCGLFAAILCLSLIEQAKQSGLSCNVAIRLNNYLLGLCTGYLQQDDCGCKVKLDFCSSHNLITLACSIISSKPACVLTESEALHISKLAVQAFLLTVPCHCPGLLVEAPDVSGIDESENLRLNPLRMVLFSASLAGDLSELGDGTFDVHTGVDTDLQILDQLLELVKQVVEDEVKLFVCQKVIHPVVQQHLKSHGIIVIERLGIPLMETLTQLTGAQPVATLHTTIPAKAYGEVRDLRIIHFGSRTMLHLHPPPESSICTMIICHRNETMLSELKVVFQKTEHVLRLTLREPSALLGGGCTETHLAAYVRHKSMQEVPETLAALGCSQTELLLGVGGFCRSLESVAAALEHDGGNSLMDVTHAHHWIHPADVTKEHVDESLGFCGCGLMEGCPDQRRTYLNTNYAPFSPAPLSRDTTVQPRVLDSFTAKLNALQVAVETANLALDVRYLIQDMN
- the mkks gene encoding McKusick-Kaufman/Bardet-Biedl syndromes putative chaperonin isoform X1 codes for the protein MSRLVKKSPSLCTDLPLDNSDICTKLYLLRQLLKSCFGPTGRLKQVHNNIGGHVLTTSSSSVLLPAITSSHSFINLIKTSILNHVSRFSDCGLFAAILCLSLIEQAKQSGLSCNVAIRLNNYLLGLCTGYLQQDDCGCKVKLDFCSSHNLITLACSIISSKPACVLTESEALHISKLAVQAFLLTVPCHCPGEVSLGKTVTISFEGHPVLNSAVFPGLLVEAPDVSGIDESENLRLNPLRMVLFSASLAGDLSELGDGTFDVHTGVDTDLQILDQLLELVKQVVEDEVKLFVCQKVIHPVVQQHLKSHGIIVIERLGIPLMETLTQLTGAQPVATLHTTIPAKAYGEVRDLRIIHFGSRTMLHLHPPPESSICTMIICHRNETMLSELKVVFQKTEHVLRLTLREPSALLGGGCTETHLAAYVRHKSMQEVPETLAALGCSQTELLLGVGGFCRSLESVAAALEHDGGNSLMDVTHAHHWIHPADVTKEHVDESLGFCGCGLMEGCPDQRRTYLNTNYAPFSPAPLSRDTTVQPRVLDSFTAKLNALQVAVETANLALDVRYLIQDMN